The following are encoded in a window of Corythoichthys intestinalis isolate RoL2023-P3 chromosome 8, ASM3026506v1, whole genome shotgun sequence genomic DNA:
- the LOC130921072 gene encoding probable pancreatic secretory proteinase inhibitor — MHHYQCVIQPTTVTMAGRLLLLGLLLICVAADKGAQRRPSCPYPDGLIACPMNLAPVCGSDGETYANECTLCVQRQKMKNDILIRHDGACVPSNTL, encoded by the exons ATGCATCACTATCAGTGTGTTATTCAACCGACAACAGTCACCATGGCTGGGAGACTTCTTTTGCTGGGACTTCTTCTCATCTGTGTGGCCGCAG ACAAAGGAGCACAGAGAAGG CCATCCTGTCCATATCCTGATGGGCTTATAGCATGCCCCATGAATTTGGCCCCTGTGTGTGGCAGTGATGGCGAAACATATGCCAACGAGTGTACCCTTTGTGTACAAAGACA GAAAATGAAGAATGATATTCTCATTCGTCACGATGGAGCCTGTGTGCCCAGTAATACACTATAA